From Streptomyces durmitorensis, a single genomic window includes:
- a CDS encoding SURF1 family cytochrome oxidase biogenesis protein has translation MYRFLLSRQWVILTLIGLVLIPTMIELGFWQLHRHEHRVAQNAEISKALAAKPVPAEQLTSPGHSVADSERYRRVSAKGTYDSKHEVVVRRRTNSDEEIGFHVLTPFVLDDGKVLLVNRGWIPANGPQTVFPKIPAAPKGEITVTGRLMADETSAQSGIKDLQGLPDRQIMLISSGQQAHSLGKEVLGGYVELTSPESPGNSPQLIGEPEHGDIGPHMAYAVQWWLFCSGVPIGWVVLVRREVKDRRAAAAEAVPATESTPAAV, from the coding sequence GTGTACCGCTTCCTGTTGTCCCGGCAGTGGGTGATCCTCACCCTCATCGGCCTCGTCCTCATCCCCACGATGATCGAGCTGGGCTTCTGGCAGTTGCACCGCCATGAGCACCGCGTCGCGCAGAACGCCGAGATCTCCAAGGCGCTCGCCGCGAAGCCCGTACCGGCCGAGCAGCTGACCTCGCCCGGACACTCCGTGGCGGACTCCGAGCGCTACCGCCGGGTGAGCGCCAAGGGGACGTACGACTCGAAGCACGAGGTCGTCGTGCGGCGGCGCACGAACTCCGACGAGGAGATCGGCTTCCACGTCCTGACCCCGTTCGTCCTCGACGACGGCAAGGTCCTGCTGGTCAACCGGGGCTGGATCCCCGCCAACGGACCGCAGACGGTGTTCCCGAAGATTCCCGCGGCGCCCAAGGGCGAGATCACCGTCACCGGCCGCCTGATGGCCGACGAGACGTCCGCGCAGAGCGGCATCAAGGACCTCCAGGGGCTGCCGGACCGTCAGATCATGCTGATCAGCAGCGGCCAGCAGGCGCACAGCCTCGGCAAGGAGGTGCTCGGCGGCTACGTCGAGCTGACCTCGCCGGAGTCCCCCGGAAACTCCCCCCAGCTGATCGGCGAGCCCGAGCACGGCGACATCGGCCCGCACATGGCGTACGCCGTCCAGTGGTGGCTGTTCTGCTCGGGCGTCCCCATCGGCTGGGTGGTCCTGGTGCGCCGCGAGGTGAAGGACCGCCGCGCGGCCGCCGCGGAGGCGGTGCCCGCGACGGAGTCGACGCCGGCCGCCGTCTGA
- a CDS encoding DEDDh family exonuclease, translating to MLEDQTTAASAATWPAAYPTGYAVVDVETTGLARDDRIVSAAVYRVDARGEVEDHWYTLVNPQRDPGPVWIHGLTSELLADAPLFKDIAEEFAARLADRVLVAHNAVFDWSMIAREYARAELTAPVRQRLCTIALSKELRLPLPNHKLESLAAHFGVEQRNAHNALDDARVLAEAFRPSLKAAASGGVRLPLLECRPLTEWSDGAARIVRQPTGPGSAPSSYSSYGPGSWRPSRKRPACPYPNPGRYETGKPLQQGMRVAFSGDTSIERELLEDRAVEAGLHIATSVSRLTSLLVTNDPDSGTSKTVKARSFGTPVIDEAAFGQLLQDVAPAAPATGA from the coding sequence ATGCTCGAAGACCAGACGACCGCAGCGTCCGCAGCCACCTGGCCGGCCGCGTACCCAACGGGGTACGCGGTCGTCGACGTCGAGACCACAGGCCTCGCCCGCGACGACCGCATAGTGTCGGCTGCCGTCTACCGCGTGGACGCCCGGGGCGAGGTGGAGGACCACTGGTACACGCTGGTCAACCCCCAGCGCGACCCCGGACCCGTATGGATCCACGGCCTCACCAGTGAGCTCCTCGCGGACGCGCCGCTCTTCAAGGACATCGCCGAGGAGTTCGCCGCGCGCCTCGCCGACCGCGTACTGGTCGCACACAACGCCGTCTTCGACTGGTCGATGATCGCCAGGGAGTACGCACGCGCGGAGCTCACCGCCCCCGTGCGCCAGCGCCTGTGCACCATCGCCCTCTCCAAGGAGCTGCGCCTCCCGCTGCCCAACCACAAGCTGGAGTCGCTCGCCGCGCACTTCGGCGTGGAACAGCGCAACGCGCACAACGCCCTCGACGACGCGCGCGTGCTCGCCGAGGCGTTCCGCCCCAGCCTCAAGGCCGCGGCGAGCGGCGGGGTGCGGCTGCCGCTCCTGGAGTGCCGTCCGCTCACCGAGTGGTCCGACGGCGCGGCCCGGATCGTCCGCCAGCCGACCGGACCGGGCTCCGCCCCCTCCTCGTACTCGTCGTACGGCCCGGGGAGTTGGCGGCCCTCGCGCAAGCGGCCCGCCTGCCCCTACCCCAACCCGGGACGGTACGAAACGGGCAAACCGCTCCAACAGGGCATGCGTGTCGCGTTCTCCGGTGACACCTCCATCGAGCGCGAGCTGCTCGAGGACCGCGCGGTCGAGGCCGGGCTCCACATCGCGACGAGCGTGTCGCGCCTGACCAGCCTCCTCGTCACGAACGACCCGGACTCGGGCACCTCGAAGACCGTGAAGGCGCGGTCCTTCGGCACGCCCGTCATCGACGAGGCCGCGTTCGGCCAGCTCCTCCAGGACGTCGCTCCGGCGGCTCCCGCGACGGGGGCCTGA
- a CDS encoding TetR/AcrR family transcriptional regulator translates to MKSEETRTHPVRERGHLDREQVLAAATALVKQHGPQALTMRRLAAELGTAVTSIYWHVGNRESLLDALVERTLADLGAIHPTGRTPGRRIVSVARALRRQLRDHPHLVAMVHERGLTERMFLPAQQVLVHEVHAAGLRGARAADAVRAVQVHVVGHLLVERNRERAPVQRPGEEELWGARTAEQDPALARALARPVDPEALFTLSVKALVSGLLGAGADGTAPAGDGIGHAADPRTGPGT, encoded by the coding sequence GTGAAGAGTGAAGAGACGCGTACGCATCCGGTCCGGGAACGCGGCCATCTCGACCGGGAACAGGTCCTCGCCGCCGCCACGGCCCTCGTGAAGCAGCACGGCCCGCAGGCCCTGACGATGCGCAGGCTCGCCGCCGAGCTCGGCACCGCCGTCACCTCGATCTACTGGCACGTCGGCAACCGCGAGTCGCTCCTGGACGCCCTCGTCGAGCGCACCCTCGCCGACCTCGGCGCGATCCACCCCACGGGCCGCACCCCCGGCCGGCGCATCGTCTCCGTGGCGCGCGCCCTGCGCCGGCAGCTGCGCGACCATCCGCACCTCGTCGCGATGGTGCACGAACGCGGCCTCACCGAGCGGATGTTCCTGCCCGCCCAGCAGGTCCTCGTCCACGAGGTGCACGCGGCGGGCCTGCGTGGCGCGCGCGCCGCCGACGCCGTGCGCGCGGTCCAGGTGCACGTCGTCGGCCACCTCCTGGTCGAGCGCAACCGCGAACGCGCGCCCGTGCAGCGGCCGGGCGAGGAAGAACTGTGGGGCGCGCGGACCGCCGAACAGGACCCGGCACTCGCCCGCGCACTCGCCCGGCCCGTCGACCCCGAGGCGCTGTTCACCCTGTCGGTCAAGGCACTGGTGTCCGGGCTGCTCGGCGCCGGAGCGGACGGAACCGCACCCGCCGGCGACGGAATCGGCCACGCGGCCGACCCGCGCACCGGACCGGGGACCTGA
- a CDS encoding acetoacetate decarboxylase family protein yields MARVRYGARTEAEIAAARTASSKLPDIWSTGVVAVWESDPDAVAAVLPPPLKPTARPLVRANISKVDLPGYPLGAGSVAVAAEHGGVEGWYPLVMPMTHERALIGGREVFGEPKKLGEVEVERDGLVVRASLARHGIAFVEVRGAVSGALPLPEPVQKTDFYFKFLPAVDGSGFDADPVLVHCVRNEKVRKLEGITGDVVLRESMYDPVADLPVRALVEITIGEKTTDQKGRVAERVSAQALLPYIHQRYDDPQQILDGPPEGSV; encoded by the coding sequence ATGGCACGCGTACGTTACGGAGCGCGCACCGAGGCGGAGATCGCCGCCGCGCGCACCGCGAGTTCGAAGCTGCCCGACATCTGGTCCACCGGTGTGGTGGCCGTCTGGGAGAGCGATCCGGACGCGGTGGCGGCCGTCCTGCCGCCCCCGCTCAAGCCGACGGCGCGCCCCCTGGTGCGGGCCAACATCAGCAAGGTCGACCTGCCCGGATATCCGCTGGGCGCGGGCTCGGTGGCCGTCGCCGCCGAGCACGGCGGGGTGGAGGGCTGGTATCCGCTGGTCATGCCGATGACCCACGAGCGGGCCCTGATCGGCGGGCGCGAGGTCTTCGGGGAGCCGAAGAAGCTGGGCGAGGTCGAGGTGGAGCGCGACGGCCTGGTCGTCCGCGCCTCGCTGGCCCGGCACGGCATCGCGTTCGTGGAGGTGCGCGGCGCGGTCAGCGGCGCCCTGCCCCTTCCCGAGCCGGTCCAGAAGACGGACTTCTACTTCAAGTTCCTTCCGGCGGTGGACGGTTCGGGCTTCGACGCGGATCCGGTGCTCGTGCACTGCGTACGCAACGAGAAGGTCCGCAAGCTGGAGGGGATCACCGGGGACGTCGTGCTGCGCGAGTCGATGTACGACCCGGTCGCCGACCTTCCCGTACGCGCGCTCGTCGAGATCACGATCGGCGAGAAGACCACCGACCAGAAGGGCCGGGTGGCCGAACGGGTCAGCGCCCAGGCGCTGCTTCCCTACATCCACCAGCGCTACGACGACCCCCAGCAGATCCTCGACGGCCCGCCCGAGGGGAGCGTCTGA
- a CDS encoding SDR family NAD(P)-dependent oxidoreductase — MELREGQVAVVTGAASGIGLAMARRFAADGLKVVLADVEEGALEKAAAGLREDGASVHARVVDVGSREQVFALAEAAYEAFGAVHVLCNNAGVGSGAEGRMWEHEPNDWKWAFEVNVWGVFHGIQAFVPRMIAGGEPGHVVNTSSGDGGIAPLPTASVYAVTKAAVVTMTESLYAHLRAEHARVGASVLFPGPHMLRTGLWESHRNRPDRYAKSRPRKTPYRSLDQWESAMKDAGQEVAFTPVEEVADFVAEGIAADRFWLLPRSEHSDRQINARSRSMLDRANPAYLESFILD; from the coding sequence ATGGAGCTGCGGGAAGGCCAGGTCGCCGTCGTCACGGGCGCGGCGAGCGGCATCGGCCTCGCCATGGCACGGCGCTTCGCGGCGGACGGCCTGAAGGTGGTCCTCGCGGACGTCGAGGAGGGCGCTCTGGAGAAGGCGGCGGCCGGGCTGCGCGAGGACGGGGCGAGCGTGCACGCGCGCGTGGTCGACGTCGGCTCCCGGGAGCAGGTCTTCGCGCTCGCCGAAGCGGCGTACGAGGCGTTCGGCGCCGTCCATGTGCTGTGCAACAACGCGGGGGTCGGCTCGGGCGCCGAGGGGCGCATGTGGGAGCACGAGCCAAACGACTGGAAGTGGGCCTTCGAGGTCAATGTGTGGGGCGTCTTCCACGGCATCCAGGCGTTCGTGCCCCGGATGATCGCGGGCGGCGAGCCGGGCCATGTCGTCAACACGTCCTCCGGCGACGGCGGCATCGCACCGCTGCCGACGGCGTCCGTGTACGCGGTGACCAAGGCGGCCGTCGTGACGATGACGGAGTCCCTGTACGCGCATCTGAGGGCGGAGCACGCGCGCGTGGGCGCCTCCGTGCTCTTCCCGGGGCCGCACATGCTGCGCACGGGCCTGTGGGAGTCGCACCGCAACCGCCCCGACCGGTACGCCAAGTCCCGCCCCCGCAAGACCCCTTACCGCAGCCTCGACCAGTGGGAGTCCGCGATGAAGGACGCGGGCCAGGAGGTGGCGTTCACCCCGGTCGAGGAGGTCGCGGACTTCGTGGCGGAGGGGATCGCGGCCGACCGCTTCTGGCTGCTGCCCCGGAGCGAGCACAGCGACCGGCAGATCAACGCCAGGTCGCGGTCGATGCTCGACCGCGCCAACCCGGCGTACCTGGAAAGCTTCATCCTCGACTGA
- a CDS encoding amidohydrolase family protein has product MTAQQGAQESARQGAQQNDPYLIISSDCHAGLPTEEYRPYLDSRFHRDFDQFLGERDARRAEATRLGIRNDAFAAKWFQDNEEGLRGGWETAQRLKELDGDGVAAEVVFPDADAVDSQTAAPFGVGLGLSGDQDPELGMAGAQAHNRWLADFVSEHPERHCGVALLPITGEVDRVVAEVHRAKESGLGALMIPSMWVDKAPYHDRRYDPVWAAAAECAMPVVTHSGAAPRHEYGDHLGIYVSEVTWWPARPLWFMLWSGVFERHPGLKFGVAESGCWWLPNLLWFMDRLYLGAHGGKKLSPFAELKRPPHEYLDRQLFICATNTKRRELAQRYEIGVDNILWGSDFPHPEGTWPDTRAWLKKTFHDIPVGETRRMLGLAAAEVFGFDTGKLAPLAHRIGPTPAELGQETDQSAVEASWARSRDVGRHWLTDHDFPVLGADA; this is encoded by the coding sequence ATGACGGCTCAGCAAGGCGCTCAGGAAAGCGCTCGGCAAGGCGCTCAGCAGAACGACCCGTACCTGATCATCTCCTCCGACTGCCACGCCGGGCTGCCCACCGAGGAGTACCGGCCCTATCTGGACAGCCGCTTCCACCGGGACTTCGACCAGTTCCTCGGGGAGCGCGACGCCCGCCGCGCGGAGGCGACGCGGCTCGGCATCCGCAACGACGCGTTCGCCGCCAAGTGGTTCCAGGACAACGAGGAGGGCCTGCGCGGCGGCTGGGAGACCGCTCAGCGCCTCAAGGAGCTCGACGGCGACGGGGTGGCCGCCGAGGTCGTCTTCCCCGACGCGGACGCCGTGGACAGCCAGACGGCGGCGCCCTTCGGGGTGGGACTCGGCCTCTCGGGGGACCAGGACCCGGAGCTCGGCATGGCGGGCGCGCAGGCGCACAACCGCTGGCTCGCCGACTTCGTGTCCGAGCACCCCGAACGGCACTGCGGTGTCGCCCTGTTGCCCATCACCGGCGAGGTCGACCGGGTGGTCGCCGAGGTGCACCGGGCCAAGGAGTCCGGGCTCGGCGCGCTGATGATCCCCTCCATGTGGGTCGACAAGGCGCCCTACCACGACCGCCGTTACGACCCCGTGTGGGCGGCGGCGGCCGAGTGCGCCATGCCGGTGGTGACCCACTCCGGGGCGGCGCCCCGCCATGAGTACGGCGACCACCTGGGGATCTACGTCTCCGAAGTGACCTGGTGGCCCGCGCGGCCGCTGTGGTTCATGCTCTGGTCGGGCGTCTTCGAACGCCATCCGGGGCTGAAGTTCGGCGTCGCGGAGTCCGGCTGCTGGTGGCTGCCGAACCTCCTGTGGTTCATGGACCGCCTCTACCTGGGCGCGCACGGCGGCAAGAAGCTCTCCCCGTTCGCAGAGCTCAAGCGGCCTCCGCACGAGTACCTGGACCGGCAGCTTTTCATCTGCGCCACCAACACCAAGCGCCGCGAACTCGCCCAGCGCTACGAGATCGGCGTGGACAACATCCTCTGGGGCAGCGATTTCCCGCACCCCGAAGGGACCTGGCCCGACACGCGCGCGTGGCTGAAGAAGACGTTCCACGACATCCCGGTGGGGGAGACCCGCCGGATGCTGGGTCTCGCGGCGGCGGAGGTCTTCGGCTTCGACACCGGGAAGCTGGCGCCGCTGGCCCACAGGATCGGCCCGACGCCCGCCGAACTCGGCCAGGAAACGGACCAGTCGGCCGTCGAGGCCTCCTGGGCGCGCTCGCGCGACGTGGGCCGCCACTGGCTGACGGACCACGACTTCCCGGTACTGGGGGCGGACGCATGA
- a CDS encoding amidohydrolase family protein has translation MSARRMTEERYTVISADCHAGADLLDYKPYLASRHHDAFDAWAATYVNPYEDLLADTADRNWNSDRRLAELEQDGIVAEVVFPNTIPPFFPTASLMAPAPTREEFEQRWAGLRAHNRWLADFCAAAEGRRAGVFQILLNDVDEAVKEIHWAADAGLNGGLLLPGTPPGSGLAELYSATYDPIWAACAERGVPVNHHAGSASPPLGEEPAARAVFMVETTWFSHRALWHLVFGGAFRRHPELRLVLTEQGSGWIPGVLDMLDYYHGRLVAAASKADTGGTAESKFGAGLAEAMGKGPSEVWRENCFVGASFMRPHEAQMRDRIGLDKIMWGSDYPHDEGTHPFSREGLRIAYAGLPKDEIAAMVGGNAARVYGFDLERLDAIAAKVGPTVQELDEPLKETPAGATSPVFAPGGSVRVW, from the coding sequence ATGAGTGCACGACGCATGACCGAAGAGCGCTACACCGTCATCTCGGCGGACTGCCACGCGGGCGCCGATCTCCTCGACTACAAGCCCTACTTGGCCTCCCGCCACCACGACGCGTTCGACGCGTGGGCGGCCACCTACGTCAATCCGTACGAGGACCTGCTCGCCGACACCGCCGACCGCAACTGGAACTCGGACCGCCGTCTGGCCGAGCTCGAACAGGACGGGATCGTCGCCGAGGTCGTCTTCCCGAACACCATCCCGCCCTTCTTCCCGACCGCCTCCCTGATGGCACCGGCGCCCACACGAGAGGAGTTCGAGCAGCGCTGGGCGGGCCTGCGGGCGCACAACCGCTGGCTCGCCGACTTCTGCGCCGCCGCCGAAGGGCGCAGGGCGGGCGTCTTCCAGATCCTCCTGAACGACGTGGACGAAGCCGTCAAGGAGATCCACTGGGCGGCCGACGCGGGCCTGAACGGCGGTCTGCTGCTGCCCGGCACACCGCCGGGCAGCGGACTCGCCGAGCTCTACTCCGCGACGTACGACCCGATCTGGGCCGCCTGCGCCGAGCGCGGTGTGCCGGTCAACCACCACGCGGGATCGGCGTCGCCGCCGCTGGGCGAGGAACCGGCCGCGCGGGCCGTCTTCATGGTGGAGACGACGTGGTTCTCGCACCGGGCGCTGTGGCACCTGGTGTTCGGCGGAGCCTTCCGCCGCCACCCGGAGCTGCGGCTCGTGCTCACCGAGCAGGGGTCGGGCTGGATCCCGGGCGTGCTCGACATGCTGGACTACTACCACGGGCGCCTGGTCGCGGCGGCCTCGAAGGCGGACACCGGCGGGACGGCGGAGTCGAAGTTCGGTGCGGGCCTCGCCGAAGCGATGGGCAAGGGTCCGTCCGAGGTCTGGCGCGAGAACTGCTTCGTCGGTGCGAGCTTCATGCGGCCGCACGAGGCGCAGATGCGGGACAGGATCGGCCTCGACAAGATCATGTGGGGGAGCGACTACCCGCACGACGAAGGCACGCACCCGTTCTCGCGCGAAGGTCTCCGCATCGCCTACGCGGGCCTCCCGAAGGACGAGATAGCGGCCATGGTCGGCGGCAACGCGGCCCGGGTCTACGGCTTCGACCTGGAGCGCCTCGACGCGATCGCCGCGAAGGTCGGACCGACCGTCCAGGAACTGGACGAACCCCTCAAGGAGACGCCCGCCGGCGCGACGAGCCCCGTGTTCGCTCCGGGAGGGTCGGTGCGCGTCTGGTGA
- a CDS encoding VIT1/CCC1 transporter family protein, protein MSDQAAEHDEAHGGALASRLNWLRAAVLGANDGIVSTAGLVVGVAGATSDRSTLLTAGLAGLLAGSMSMAAGEYVSVSTQRDSEKAALAMERRELREQPEAELAELTDLLEDRGLSRDVAREAAEQLTERDALRAHARVELGIDPDDLTNPWHAAWASFVAFTVGALLPLLAIVLPPADWRLAVTVASVLGALALTGWSSARLGSAEVRPAVVRNMAGGALAMAVTYGAGTLLGAVGV, encoded by the coding sequence GTGAGCGATCAGGCAGCTGAACACGACGAAGCACACGGCGGCGCTCTCGCCTCCCGCCTCAACTGGCTGCGGGCGGCCGTGCTCGGGGCCAACGACGGCATCGTCTCCACGGCGGGTCTCGTCGTCGGCGTCGCGGGCGCCACGAGCGACCGCAGCACGCTGCTCACGGCCGGTCTCGCCGGGCTGCTCGCCGGGTCGATGTCCATGGCCGCGGGCGAGTACGTCTCGGTGTCCACCCAGCGCGACTCCGAGAAGGCCGCGCTGGCCATGGAGAGGCGCGAGCTGCGGGAGCAGCCCGAGGCCGAACTGGCCGAGCTGACGGACCTCCTGGAGGACCGCGGCCTGAGCCGGGACGTGGCCAGGGAGGCGGCGGAGCAGCTCACCGAGCGGGACGCGCTGCGGGCGCACGCGCGCGTGGAGCTCGGTATCGACCCCGATGACCTCACCAACCCGTGGCACGCGGCCTGGGCCAGCTTCGTGGCCTTCACGGTGGGCGCGCTGCTCCCGCTCCTGGCGATCGTCCTGCCGCCCGCCGACTGGCGCCTGGCGGTCACCGTCGCCTCGGTCCTCGGCGCGCTCGCCCTCACGGGCTGGAGCAGCGCACGCCTCGGCTCGGCGGAGGTGCGGCCCGCCGTGGTGCGCAACATGGCGGGAGGGGCGCTCGCGATGGCGGTGACGTACGGGGCGGGGACGCTGCTCGGGGCGGTGGGTGTCTGA
- a CDS encoding sterol desaturase family protein, whose product MPPNLPDVVLWSIPAFVLLTVVEIVSHRIHPDEDEAGYETKDAATSVTMGLGSLVFDFLWKIPIVAIYTAVYALTPLHIPVLWWTIPLMLLGQDFFYYWSHRGHHVIRILWACHVVHHSSEKFNLTTALRQPWTSLTVWPFYLPLIALGVHPAALAFCSSANLVYQFWIHTERIGKLPRPFEFVFNTPSHHRVHHASQGGYLDRNFGGILIVWDRMFGSWVAETDRPVYGLTKNITTYNPLRVATHEYAAIAKDLRTATSWRERGGRLFRGPGWQPQAPVTPPQAAPEPVTESAA is encoded by the coding sequence ATGCCGCCGAACCTGCCCGATGTCGTGCTGTGGTCCATACCTGCCTTCGTGCTGCTCACCGTCGTGGAGATCGTGAGCCACCGGATCCATCCGGACGAGGACGAAGCCGGGTACGAGACGAAGGACGCCGCCACCTCCGTCACCATGGGGCTCGGCAGCCTCGTCTTCGACTTCTTGTGGAAGATCCCCATCGTCGCGATCTACACGGCGGTCTACGCCCTGACGCCGCTGCACATCCCCGTCCTGTGGTGGACGATCCCCCTGATGCTGCTCGGGCAGGACTTCTTCTACTACTGGTCGCACCGCGGGCACCACGTCATCCGCATCCTGTGGGCCTGCCACGTCGTGCACCACTCCAGCGAGAAGTTCAACCTCACGACGGCGCTGCGCCAGCCCTGGACGAGCCTGACGGTCTGGCCGTTCTACCTCCCGCTGATCGCCCTTGGCGTGCATCCCGCGGCGCTCGCGTTCTGCTCGTCGGCGAACCTCGTCTACCAGTTCTGGATCCACACCGAACGGATCGGCAAGCTCCCGCGCCCCTTCGAGTTCGTCTTCAACACGCCCTCGCACCACCGCGTCCACCACGCGTCGCAGGGCGGCTATCTGGACCGCAACTTCGGCGGCATCCTGATCGTCTGGGATCGCATGTTCGGCTCCTGGGTCGCGGAGACGGACCGCCCGGTCTACGGCCTCACGAAGAACATCACCACGTACAACCCGCTGCGGGTGGCCACGCACGAGTACGCGGCGATAGCCAAGGACCTCCGGACGGCGACCAGCTGGCGCGAACGGGGCGGAAGGCTGTTCCGTGGGCCCGGCTGGCAGCCACAGGCCCCCGTGACACCGCCGCAGGCGGCGCCGGAGCCGGTGACGGAGAGCGCGGCGTGA
- a CDS encoding lysoplasmalogenase has translation MSPVPVGSTRAKLLLVAFGIAALGDLAALLAGSDTGHTIFKPLLMPLLAGYVLTVKGPRLLTAALLFGWGGDTLLLFDADPAFLAGMGSFAAGHVCYLVLFKRHGTPRARGAWLVAGYATALLATVALLWPDLPADMRGPVAGYSLLLTAMAFAATRLGLTAAAGGALFLLSDTLIATGVAAWPQAPRPDFWIMLTYIAAQFLLVSGVLAARPAQAPQFTSESAEATPSGEPTPPPRHPAR, from the coding sequence GTGAGTCCCGTTCCCGTCGGGTCCACCAGGGCCAAGCTGCTCCTCGTGGCGTTCGGCATCGCCGCGCTCGGCGACCTGGCAGCGCTCCTTGCGGGCTCGGACACGGGGCACACGATCTTCAAGCCCCTCCTCATGCCGCTCCTTGCGGGGTACGTACTCACGGTCAAAGGCCCGCGCCTCCTGACCGCGGCGCTCCTCTTCGGCTGGGGAGGCGACACCCTCCTCCTCTTCGACGCCGACCCCGCGTTCCTGGCGGGGATGGGCTCCTTCGCGGCGGGGCACGTCTGCTACCTCGTCCTCTTCAAGCGCCACGGCACGCCGCGCGCGCGTGGCGCCTGGCTGGTGGCCGGGTACGCCACCGCCCTCCTCGCGACGGTCGCCCTCCTCTGGCCGGACCTCCCCGCGGACATGCGCGGCCCGGTGGCGGGCTACAGCCTCCTGCTCACCGCCATGGCGTTCGCCGCCACGAGGCTGGGCCTCACCGCGGCGGCCGGCGGTGCGCTCTTCCTCCTGTCGGACACCCTCATCGCGACCGGCGTCGCCGCATGGCCGCAGGCCCCGCGCCCCGACTTCTGGATCATGCTCACTTATATCGCCGCACAGTTCCTGCTGGTCAGCGGCGTACTGGCAGCCAGGCCCGCGCAGGCGCCACAGTTCACCAGCGAATCGGCAGAGGCAACGCCGTCAGGAGAGCCGACACCGCCACCACGACACCCAGCACGATGA
- a CDS encoding CopD family protein — MSSIQPSADPGGEATADAVAATPIASPRAPRRRPSTGRAVAVLVLVTVAALVPLLGPSAALSGTGEAEAPGTAGITFLRTVMFAALCVQLGEVYATRLARRVPGAPLDHAPRSWAAYAAGAGLVAALGLASVVATGNLVPHQLSDMDIGGLYASRDGRLALLEVNAFIVALLCARSRRPSSAALPLAAVIVAEALRAHPPAEDTPLIGTGLTLVHLTCGVLWAGGLLQVLRMLRLWRTTAPEAGAAVLGLYARVAAVLFAAITVTGVCSTLRRMPASTVLDQLTDTAYGRTLLAKVLLVVAVAVLALLARRRLRRAADPVSAYSPARGEVIVLGVVVAVSALLTALPLPIRW, encoded by the coding sequence GTGAGCTCCATACAACCGTCCGCCGACCCCGGCGGCGAGGCCACGGCGGACGCGGTCGCCGCCACACCCATCGCCTCCCCTCGCGCACCGCGCCGCCGCCCCTCGACGGGCCGTGCCGTCGCCGTGCTCGTCCTGGTGACCGTCGCCGCGCTCGTCCCGCTGCTCGGCCCGTCGGCGGCGCTGAGCGGCACCGGAGAGGCCGAAGCGCCCGGCACGGCCGGGATCACGTTCCTGCGGACGGTCATGTTCGCCGCGCTGTGCGTGCAGTTGGGCGAGGTGTACGCGACGCGTCTGGCCCGCCGGGTGCCGGGCGCGCCGCTCGACCACGCGCCGCGGAGCTGGGCCGCGTACGCGGCGGGCGCGGGCCTCGTCGCCGCGCTCGGCCTCGCTTCGGTGGTGGCCACCGGCAATCTGGTGCCGCATCAGCTCTCCGACATGGACATCGGCGGCCTCTACGCGTCGCGGGACGGCAGGCTGGCGCTCCTGGAGGTCAACGCCTTCATCGTGGCCCTGCTGTGCGCGCGCTCGCGCCGCCCGTCCAGTGCCGCGCTTCCGCTGGCCGCGGTGATCGTGGCGGAGGCCCTGCGGGCGCACCCGCCGGCGGAGGACACCCCGCTCATCGGCACCGGTCTGACGCTGGTGCATCTGACCTGCGGGGTGCTGTGGGCGGGCGGCCTGCTTCAGGTGCTGCGCATGCTGCGGCTGTGGCGGACGACGGCTCCGGAGGCGGGCGCGGCCGTACTGGGGCTCTACGCGCGCGTGGCGGCCGTCCTGTTCGCCGCGATCACGGTGACGGGGGTGTGCAGCACCCTGCGCCGGATGCCGGCGAGCACGGTGCTCGACCAGCTGACGGACACGGCCTACGGACGCACGCTGCTCGCCAAGGTGCTCCTCGTGGTGGCCGTGGCCGTCCTCGCGCTGCTCGCGCGCCGACGGCTGCGCAGGGCCGCCGACCCTGTGTCCGCGTACTCCCCCGCGCGGGGGGAGGTCATCGTGCTGGGTGTCGTGGTGGCGGTGTCGGCTCTCCTGACGGCGTTGCCTCTGCCGATTCGCTGGTGA